attttacgGGTTTTTTCTCTTTTAGGTGTTGTGAAGAAAGATTGTATGGGGATACTGTATATGTAAAGATGAAGGTTATTGTATGACGACTGTAGAGAATGCATTTGTCTAGGTTCCGTTATTATAaccgtttttattatcgttattattattacgattatcattgttattatcattattgttattacctttatcagtattactactgtcatcattatcgtatttcttattgtaatcattatcatattttttattgtaatcattatcattatttactactaGCAGAATCAGTaacattagtaatggtaatagtaacattaataacaataggaattgggtagtaaaaacagtaatagtagcagcagtcgcagtagtagtagcagtaatagcagcagtgTTAACAATAGGAATAGGAGTAATAATgcggtaatagtaatataaattggGGTAATGctagtggtaatagtaacagtggtggtgatagtagtgtAGTGATATTGTCTTTGCtgtttattgctattgtcattactattgttactactactgctattgctcctGTCCTGCTCCTGCTGTTACGacagttactactactgtttttttACAGCAATGATATTtagtactactacaattactacttaTACGCCCACtgctatcattactcttatcctttatcgttatatattaataaaatcttCCTCGGTCGAGTGTGTAATGCATATTGCTTTTTTCCCCTAcacttttccttgttttccttccccTAAATGATGTTTATGTTCACACTGTGTAcggaaattaaaaaggaaaattccGTAATTGCTTATTCCATACTTTGCCTTTTCCCCGTGAACTCATTTTCGTCCTTACCTGCGCTCAAGTGAGACACGCACTTCCATATCATAAATAGAGTGCATTACGTaagcttttttcttttaaaaaataggATATatgaagtagtaatgataataacaacaacaataataataataataataataatgaataataataatgataatgatgatgcgacagcaaaaaatatttattcatgaatttgatttcctttttctttcttaattcaacagcttcttaaaaaaagaaaaaaacaaaaaattatcctAAATCGCATATTCTCAAGTGATATTTGTGCTTATAACATTACACCATCTATTTTGCACAATCTTTACAATTCTGCATCAACAACCCATTCTTATAACTTTCCTTTACCCCAAAAGGCATGTCTTACTGTGAAATCTTTGGCCTCCTAATTAATTTCCAAGAATACGTTACAGTGCGTTCTCTGTGGGCCTTATCaagaaaaattattatcatgaaaatctgTCCTTTATCTTCACTAGCTGTCACTGAATCgttatgaaagggggggggggtgaaatttgAATAACGTATTCTTACAGCTATAGATTTTACCTTATCCAATAACCTTATCAACAGATCTCTTGTTCAGTCCGACTTTCCAATAACCTGAGACCCCGTATTTCATTTCGTTACCCTTAATATCTCTTTGATTAACGGAACTTTTTTGCTGGGAATTAGCTCTGCGCTTCGTTAAACTCATAAAAATTCGTTTCCTATTGTTCCGCTCGTTCTGAGTTACTTATGTTTTACTCATTTGTTCGCCGCTTTGTATTCATGCAAATAATTAACCTGTTAATTTCTCTTCAATAACACATTTctgcatttgttgttgttttctttcataCTTTTTCTGCATCGCTCAGGATTCGCAATAGCtaatacacgcatacgcacacacacacacgcacacacacacgcacacacacacacacgcacacacacacacacacacacacacacacacacacacacacacatatgtgtatatatatatatatatatatataaagtgaatcaataaataaaattcaaaaagCTAAGCCGTTAACTTTCTTTCCCACCTTTTCTCAAGATCCGTAAATTTCCCGCCAAGATTTGCCAAATAAGGCACGTTCAGCAGCAGCTTTCCAGGTATATCAGAATTTATGTCCGGAGTCGTAAACAACTTTCTTTGTCTGCTCCATTAACTAGCCGAAGAGTGCATTGAAAATGTGCGTTATACGATCTGTTATAATGGGCTATATGTTACGGCGTTCTGCGGACGAAAATACCCAGACTCCATTTGCAATTTTATTATAATTCGTAGGCTGAAATAAGGTTTTCTCCTTAAACGCAAACCCTTTTCTTAAGCGCAAGAACTGTTTTCGTTAATATTATCCCGTTTTCATTATTTCCATACGCTtattatttcttcccttcctttttctgtgGTATTTTTCCCAAACCCAAGAAATTAAAACTGTGGAACatgacattatatacatacaagtaagtTTCCTTGAATTCCATTTACACTTTATAGCATAAAAAGCTCGGTCTTGGGACCAAATGAAGGTATTCTGTGTCAGGACGCACGGGGACTTACCGTAATGACGTCACCCACGGACCGTTCTACACAGACACAAACTTTAGCTGGACTTTGGAGAGAAAATGGAACCCGAACTTACCTTGGGTTGCTGCTGATACCTCTGGGTCGCGGGCGGGCGCCTGGGGAGGGTGTAATGaggggtgtgggcgtgggcaTGGGCGTGAGCGGCCGGATGGGCGTTCGACCTGCGGCCCAAACGGTCCAAAGAGGCCGTTCTTAGCCCGCCCACTGAGTGGTCTGAATCACTCGAACTTTTGGTCTGTTATTTCCGTTCAGTTGTTTGTGCGAgcgcgaaagtgtgtgtgtgtgtgtgtgtgtgtgtgtgtgtgtgtgtgtgtgtgtgtgtgtgtatgtgtatgtgtatgtgtgtgtgtgtatgtgtgtgtgcgcatatgcgtatgcacacatgtatgcgtgtgcatgtgcatgtcatGAAGACACAAAAAATACcaaataaaatgcataaaaaagaacaagacaTTATTTCGTACCCCGGAATAAATttagttgttgtcgttgttttattGCGTCGAGTCCAATGGGCGGGCGCGTTGTTGGCGTCGAGGGTGAGGTACAtgcaaagaagaagatgaagaaccaAGTTAGTGCGGGTTTAAATACACAAAAGACTTAGATtatcgtaagaaaaaaaaaaagttggaaataATTATGCTCGTTACCCTCCCTCATAGAGCAAATACACAGATGATTTAATGAGCATGATATAATGATTCGTAAATATATCAGATATGTTTCCGTTTCGAGAATCATATCTGATAGTCAATAAATGGAGTCTGAATTTTGTCACCATAGTGGTTTTGAATTCCTTAATAATTTGACAATATGAGGAAAATAATACATCAAGGCATTCGACATATCCATATAAATCAGGAAACACATATttcgaaatcatatatatatatatatatatgatttacacatatctatggatatatatacagtatgtacacatacatatcaagtGTTCAGAATAAAAGAGATGTTTCCAGTCATAATTTGGTGTGTAGTAAGGTAAAATATCCCTAACCACTTAGAGAGGAATACACCTTTAATGCAATACAATAGAAAACGTAACTACAGAGTATTTTTTGTAAAAAGGTGATGGGAAAGGAGgcggggtgagagtgagtgagggagggagggagggagggagggagggcggggcagagagcgaagaggaggaggagggaatgaagacggggagggggctacggggaggggtaggaggagagtcAGTCTTTTTAATCAAGCAAAAGGAGAGCTGAAGCATAATCAAGTTAGCATAGTCCGCTGGCGCTCCTGTTCACGGTGATTCTCTAAGATCCTGAGTGAATAATGTTTTGCGTGGGATATCTTGAGCTCTGACCTCGCTGGAGAATTTCTTATAGCATTAATTTGATTTTGTGAAATTTGCTATTGGTGTATCTATTGTATCAGTATGAAGGACAGCGGAAAAAtgtaagttgtgtgtgtatgcgtttgtatgtgtgtgtgtatgtgtgtgagagagagagagaaagagagagaggggggaaggaagtagaaagagagagatagagatagatagatagcgagagagagagacagacatacagagagagagagccagacagacagagagagagagagagagagagagagagagagagagagagagagagagagagagagagagagagccagacagacagagagaaagagagagagagagagagagagaaagacagagggagagagagagagagagagagagagccagacagacagagagagagagagagagagagagagagagagagagagagagagagagagagagagagagagagagagtaggcagagagagagagagagagagagagagagagagagagagagagagagagacagacagacagacagacagagagagagagagagagagagagagagagagagagagagagagagagagagagagagaaagacagagggagagagagagagagagagccagacagacagagagagagagagagagagagagagagtaggcagagagagagagagagaaagagagagagagagtgtcgaggggtggggagggttcAGTGATCGGTTTTCAGGGGACTTTCAGGGGTTgctggagtggggggggaggggaagggggtatcgCGGCCGTAGAacttaggggggagggggcagcttCTAGTCTGTCTGTTCATTGACCATATATTGGGAACTAGCTATTTCAGAAACATTTACCatggacagatacatagagatgaAACTAGCATTCTGGAACTGAAATAACATAGTCaaaacatttatcatatatacatacacatatacgcatatgttttatatatataaaccaaataacgacttaatatattatatattttaatcagCATGTCATGCGCATGCCCATATAAGTTATCAATATATCACAGGAAATAAAATCCaccaaatttaaatatatatttaaaccttACCATTGACACCTCATCTGAAAAAAACCTTCACAATCATAGTAAACACAAACACTAATAAACATCATATAAtccatataatatgaataaatctaacaccacacacatgcCTTCTAACTCTCACATCTAAATCACAAGGTTAttgtatgaaaattatatttttttgatacTTGGATATACAGGGTTGTcctctgtgtgtgggggggggggggtagggggggcgtTGGTACCCCTGTTGGTCCTGGGAGATCGTGGAGTGTCCTTTGGCCAGGGAGGACCTAGGATACAGTCTCTAGGATACAGTCTCTAGGATACAGTCTCTAGGATACAGTCTCTAGGATACAGTCTCTGGGATACAGTCTCTAGGATACAGTCTCTAGGATACAGTCTCTAGGATACAGTCTCTAGGATACAGTCTCTGGGATACAGTCTCTAGGATACAGTCTCTAGGATACAGTCTCTAGGATACAGTCTCTAGGATACAGTTTCTAGGTTACAAATAGGGGCGtggatgagtgtgagtgagtgggtgcgtgagagaggaaaggaggaagagagggagagaggaaaggaggaagagagggagggaaggaagggggaggggagaaggagtgagggagggagagggaaggaagggggggaggaggagtgagggagggaaggagggagggcgggagggagagggaaggaaggggggagaaggagtgatagaaggaggaagtgaagtggaaggaaagatagaaggagggagcgagggagggagagagagagaaagagagagagagagagagagagagagagagagagagagagagagagagagagagagagagagagagagagagagagagaggagggagagagagggagagagagagagaaagagagagagagagagagagagagagagagagagagagagagagagagagagagagagagagagagagagagagagagagagagagagtaaatgaatgaatgactgagCGCGTGGATGAATGAGCCTGTCTCTCGATAAGACTATATAATGCTATAATGCTATATTACGACCAGAGGAAAGGGACTTAATTTTTTTCACAACAGCATGATTTGAATCTGGATTTTTTTAGTATATCGATTATGGCTTaagggggcgggaaggggagaaaaaaaaaggggggggaggggagatccgTCGCGAAAATCCCCGATAGATGGCGCCACTTGTCAtgcaacggggaaaaaaaaaaagtttccgggAACTGGGCCTTCgtggtaaataaatatgtatacatataactatacatatacatattcatttattcattatctttatcgactTATCTATCCAATGAATATTATTTGACACAGAATTCAACCTTCTAAAAGCCcagaccaaaaaaataaataaataaataaaacacagggGAAAACACGTAAGCACATTGCCCCGGAGTCGAGGTCAGCCCCGTGTGGAGAGGAGCTTCGTATTTATCTACAGAGAGAGTTTTAAAACGAATTCTGAGTTTCGGAAGGTCGTTCTTGGAGCCTTgacactgggggaggggggggggacagatacACTGATCACAAAgttaagggattttttttttttttttttttttttagggggggggggtagggaaataTTCAAATTTTATTTTCTGCCGAACTAACTAACCTGATAGTGCATATCCTGAAGCATTTCGAGCCCCCACTAGcgatgaaaattgaaaaaaaaaaaaaaaatcaaaatttaaatCTGATGTGAACTTTTTGGCTTGTGTGGACAATATTCAAAAGCTGCCGTAAAGAGTTgctggagagaaataaaaaaacggaCAAAATCCAATCAAACCAATATCcatccattataaaaaaaaaaaaaaaaaaaaaaatcaataacaagccGTTAGACTATACTTAACAGTCACTTAATTATAGTGATCTTAGAACACCAATGAAATATGTATAGTGAACACACAACACGACGTCAAATTTCTTTCCATTATTTAACATCATTAAAAGCGAGTTCAAACCACCTGAGCTTGTTTGCCTTAATACCCGCTCAcgtaatatttattttccttggaATAAAGATTAAAGGAAGGCTATATTTAGCAGGGAATATTAAAATACATTTTTGATATTCATTAAGATTAATCTAATATAAGTTTAGCCttatgagaaaggagaaaatgagtggGAGAAACCTAGAGACTTaggaaaggagtgggaaggatagagggagggagagaaagagagaaatgggggaaggagagacagagagagagaaagatagagagagagagacagagagatatacagacagagagagccagagagagagagagagagagagatagagagagagagagagagaacgagagagagagagagagagagagaacgagagagagagagagagagagagagagagagagagagagagagagagagagagagagagagagagagagagagagagagagagagagagagaataaagagaaaaaaaagaaagagagagagagagagagagagagagagagagagagagagagagagagagagagagagagagagagagagaaagagaaggagagaaggagagagagagagagagagagagagagagagagagagagagagagagagagagagagagagagagagagagagagagagagagagaaagagagagagagagacagagacagagacagagacagacagaagatgagaaagagacagacaaaaagagagagggggcaaaaagaaagaaaaaaaagagagagagaaaaaaacgcagGTCGGTAAAAATGAATTCTGGATCAAGTGCACTCAGAGATAATCAGATGGACGGCCATTTGTAGTCCGAGTGGCCTCTGCAAGACCCTTCTTTAAGTATTCTAATTTTAATCCTTATTAAGAACAATGGACCGGATTCAAACACAAGCCTCGGAAAGAACCGAAAGTGCAGAACATTTACTCGTCCATATTGTACCTTGAGCTGGACGGTCCTGTAAGTCGAATTCGGCTCAAACACGtcatcctctatctcctcctggaTAGTGGGATGGACCGAGGGGTACAATCGGTACGTCCATCTCTGGTTAAAATACATCGACTGTACATCGGGCGGGTAGTACGACAGCCGCTCGATCACCCAGTTCTTCACAGCCGCCTTCGCCAGCTCTCGCTCGGCCGTCTGTCGGCCGTGGCTGCGCCCCTGTCGCCTCGGCTGCCCCTGCCCTTGTGGAGTCTGCTGGCGATACTGCGGCAGTtcggagagagcgagcgaccaCCGCCGCGGCTTCGGGACGGGGTCGTACAGCAAGGGCATCGCGGAGGACTGTGGGTGGGCGAGGGAGTTTCTCTGGCCAGGGGGGACCTTGTCGAGGGCGGGGGGCCAAGGGGCAGGCTGGAGCGGCGCGGCGGGCATCCCCTGCTGGATCACTCCTGGGTACAAGGGGCGGAACTGCGTCTTCTGAATGATGGAGCCGTACACCTCCTGCTGGCGGTCGGGCGTCTCGTGCCGCATCACGACCGAGGTCAGGGAGCTTGCGCGGTGCATGTACTCGGTCCGTCGGGTCTGCTGTCTCCGGGGCGCCGTGGGGCGGGGATAGGGGGGCAGCGGGGACGAGCGCGGAGTCGAGCGGTTCGAGGAATGGCTCGAGAGCGAGTGCTGACCGGGGCCCGACGTCAGTTTGGTCGTGGGCGACCTCTTCGGTGGCGCGGGCTTGAAGGTCGACTTCCTTGCGTGGAGAGGCGCTCCGGCAGGGCGGGCGCCGAAGTGGAGCCTCGCCCTTGGATCGTGCACAGTTGGGCCGAATTCAGACACGGGAGAGATGTTGTCGTCTCCCTGCGGCGCCAGGGGAAGACTCGCCGGCCGCCGCTTCGTGAACGACAGCGACGAGTCTGTGGAGAGCGTGGGGGACGTGGAGGTGACTCTGGCGGCGGGCTTGTGCTCGAGGGCCTCGAGGTCGATCCCCAGCTCCCTCAGAACTTTCTCATTGTGCTTCACGAGGTGATCGTCGATGATCGGCTGTAGGGCGTCGGTCGGGACGGCGACGTCGGTCCTGGCGGATCGGGGCTCGCTGTGGCTCCGCTTGACTCGCTGGTGCTGCCTCACCACCACTGGCGACGTCCGCTTCTCACTTTGTGTTCTCCGCACCGCAGTGTGCCCGGAAGCGTCATTCTCTTCAGGCAGCGATTCTGGGGAGGACTTTTCATCAGCCTTGGGGCTCGCTGGCTGCGGGGCGTCGGAATGTTCTGGGGCCGCGCgcgttctctcttcctgtttggAGCCATCGGCgttgtctttctcctcttccctttgcctCGAAATTGGTTGAAAGGTTCTCATGTCTCCGACTTcccgaggaggaggcggagactggtATATGGGTCGTGGCGGCCCAGGACGGTCGTAATCATTAACAATCTCCGTGTTTTCCTCAGGCAgactgtctttcttccttccaaacttgtattttactttttctttaagaACTGGTTTGTTGTCAGTTGCCGAAGCAGACCTCTGCCTGGCGGCAGTCGCAGTCAGGTTGCTGATGTTCCTTGTGTTCACGTCTGAAGCTGATCTATTCCTGGCAAAGTCTTCCACCGCCTGCACGTCCTTCTGCCTTGCGGAGCTCCTTCTCGCCCAGATTTCCGTTGGGGTCAAGACGTCGTACACGGGAGATGTCACCTTCCTTCGGCGACTGCCCTCTGTAGTGTCCCATCCCTTCGGGGCGGCTGTGTCGGTTGTGTCCAGCTTCGGCAGCCTCATAGCTTCCTTTTTGCTTTCTTCCGGGGACGGTCGCGTGGACCCCCCGTGCTCCATCTCCCCATCCTCGATTTCTTGATATATATCAAAACCTTTGTACTGTTCGTTAGCGTATGATTTGTCTTCACGCGTGCTGTCCGCCGAGCGCCTCCCCTTGCCGGCCCTCAGAGTGAGCGACTGCGTCCTTCTTGTCAGTTTTATATCAGGCTCCTGTTTTCGTTTCCCTTTCGTGGGTTTCCTGGTACGTGAGTCGCCCGGAGCGGCGGCTCCTCGCCTTGCGGTGCCCGCCTCCATTTCCTCCGTCGTCTGGGTCCGCCTCAGCGCGGGAGAGCTCGCCGACCTCGACTCCGGGTTGATTTCTGAGGTGAGGGGTCTCGGCCGAGAGAGCTCAGGCGCCATTTGTCTCCCCGAGAGATGGCTTGTGGAAAGGGCACGTCTTTCCTGCTTGGACGAAGAGCTTTCCCTCTCGGCGTCCTCCAAAATGCTCTCGCTCGAGTCGACTTCAGTTCTCCTTTTGATGGATCCCTTGTGCAATTCCTCAGATGACTTGACATCCCTCCAGTATCCCTCCTGAGCCTGGAGCAAGTCGTCGTTCGAAAAGAAATCCCTCATATTTTCCCTCGGCGTGAAGAAAAGATCCTCAGACGAGTCCTGGCTCTC
The sequence above is drawn from the Penaeus chinensis breed Huanghai No. 1 chromosome 17, ASM1920278v2, whole genome shotgun sequence genome and encodes:
- the LOC125033927 gene encoding serine/arginine repetitive matrix protein 1-like — its product is MSEVDKKYVPFWKWWLHRSASSPSLSHKAIRPGGTAENVVSRRPGKRSKYMRKGLASLETVKSTPDGIAESQDSSEDLFFTPRENMRDFFSNDDLLQAQEGYWRDVKSSEELHKGSIKRRTEVDSSESILEDAERESSSSKQERRALSTSHLSGRQMAPELSRPRPLTSEINPESRSASSPALRRTQTTEEMEAGTARRGAAAPGDSRTRKPTKGKRKQEPDIKLTRRTQSLTLRAGKGRRSADSTREDKSYANEQYKGFDIYQEIEDGEMEHGGSTRPSPEESKKEAMRLPKLDTTDTAAPKGWDTTEGSRRRKVTSPVYDVLTPTEIWARRSSARQKDVQAVEDFARNRSASDVNTRNISNLTATAARQRSASATDNKPVLKEKVKYKFGRKKDSLPEENTEIVNDYDRPGPPRPIYQSPPPPREVGDMRTFQPISRQREEEKDNADGSKQEERTRAAPEHSDAPQPASPKADEKSSPESLPEENDASGHTAVRRTQSEKRTSPVVVRQHQRVKRSHSEPRSARTDVAVPTDALQPIIDDHLVKHNEKVLRELGIDLEALEHKPAARVTSTSPTLSTDSSLSFTKRRPASLPLAPQGDDNISPVSEFGPTVHDPRARLHFGARPAGAPLHARKSTFKPAPPKRSPTTKLTSGPGQHSLSSHSSNRSTPRSSPLPPYPRPTAPRRQQTRRTEYMHRASSLTSVVMRHETPDRQQEVYGSIIQKTQFRPLYPGVIQQGMPAAPLQPAPWPPALDKVPPGQRNSLAHPQSSAMPLLYDPVPKPRRWSLALSELPQYRQQTPQGQGQPRRQGRSHGRQTAERELAKAAVKNWVIERLSYYPPDVQSMYFNQRWTYRLYPSVHPTIQEEIEDDVFEPNSTYRTVQLKTKSSSDSDHSVGGLRTASLDRLGRRSNAHPAAHAHAHAHTPHYTLPRRPPATQRYQQQPKGVRASWRPPAQKPLLPLVQSSTTRRPSLFYHVLAEGPLVQPFSVDSLLDFVDEDRLIASCPRRESLAASKPRILYTLLTANPLTPWPRWQYAGGAFGTADGEHVRQACTPTLRD